From one uncultured Paludibacter sp. genomic stretch:
- a CDS encoding Peptidase S8 and S53 subtilisin kexin sedolisin, with the protein MKNKYAIFLIVFLSCFLYTKAVGYYFYIQFKDKNGTPYTLNNPSAYLTQRALDRRTFFDVAIDSTDLPVNQSYVAQIQALNLTIHCRTKWMNGITVTTGDSSLIIPVQNLSFVKFVQYTGKTNASGSLISRRKLIQETATTDYGAAATQINQLNGAILHDNGYRGQGIHIAVIDAGFNNANTNPGFDSLRSEGRLLGVKNFVNPSVSVYAENAHGSNVLSTMAGNIPNTYVGTAPKASYWLLQSEANNTETLAEPDFWISAIEFADSVGVDLSTTSLGYTVFDDSTMNFTYADMNGKTARASIAATMAAQKGIMVLNSAGNSGNSSWHYIGVPADADKIITVGAVTNTGIPSTFSSYGPTSDGRIKPELCAMGTSSALIDINGTVSYGNGTSYSCPILGGMTACFLQAAKNKQPTLSLAEIRDILYQSANYYSAPTSQMGYGIPNFQTAYNQLTSLATKNNFYDENVTVFVNKQNTILSVLLNQKLNRKGVAKLFTLTGNQIQNQIFEQEKFNLDIQVVPAGIYILNLNFDGKTINKKVMIR; encoded by the coding sequence ATGAAAAACAAATACGCTATTTTTTTGATTGTTTTTTTATCGTGTTTCTTGTATACAAAAGCCGTAGGATATTATTTTTATATCCAATTTAAAGATAAAAATGGTACGCCTTATACTTTAAATAATCCTTCAGCATATCTCACACAACGTGCATTGGATAGAAGAACTTTTTTTGATGTAGCAATTGACAGTACCGATTTACCTGTAAATCAAAGTTATGTCGCTCAAATACAGGCATTAAACCTTACCATACATTGCCGCACCAAATGGATGAACGGAATTACCGTTACCACCGGCGATTCATCCTTAATTATTCCTGTACAAAATCTGAGTTTTGTAAAATTCGTTCAATATACAGGGAAAACCAATGCTTCCGGTTCACTTATTTCCCGCAGAAAATTAATTCAAGAAACTGCAACAACTGACTACGGCGCTGCCGCGACACAAATAAATCAGTTAAATGGCGCTATTCTGCATGATAATGGTTATCGCGGACAAGGAATACACATTGCTGTGATTGATGCCGGATTCAACAATGCAAATACGAATCCGGGATTTGATAGTCTTCGTAGCGAAGGACGTTTATTGGGCGTGAAAAATTTTGTAAATCCAAGCGTTAGTGTTTACGCCGAAAACGCTCACGGCTCAAATGTGCTCTCTACAATGGCAGGAAATATTCCAAACACGTATGTAGGAACTGCTCCAAAAGCATCATACTGGCTATTACAATCGGAGGCAAACAATACGGAAACGTTAGCTGAACCCGATTTTTGGATTTCTGCCATTGAATTTGCCGACAGCGTTGGCGTTGATTTAAGCACCACTTCATTGGGCTATACCGTTTTTGATGATTCAACTATGAATTTTACTTATGCAGATATGAACGGTAAAACCGCTAGAGCTAGCATTGCAGCAACAATGGCTGCACAAAAAGGAATTATGGTATTAAACAGCGCCGGAAATTCAGGAAATTCATCGTGGCATTACATAGGAGTTCCTGCCGATGCAGATAAAATTATTACGGTTGGTGCCGTAACAAATACAGGAATTCCAAGTACATTCTCCTCGTACGGTCCAACTTCTGACGGACGAATTAAACCTGAACTTTGCGCTATGGGAACTTCATCAGCTCTTATTGATATAAACGGAACGGTTAGCTACGGTAATGGAACATCATACTCCTGTCCTATTTTGGGAGGAATGACAGCTTGTTTTTTGCAGGCAGCCAAAAATAAGCAGCCCACATTAAGTTTAGCAGAAATCCGGGATATTTTATATCAAAGCGCAAATTATTATTCAGCGCCAACGTCTCAAATGGGATATGGAATTCCAAATTTCCAGACTGCTTACAATCAACTTACAAGTTTAGCTACGAAAAATAATTTTTATGATGAAAATGTAACGGTTTTCGTTAATAAACAAAATACAATCTTGTCCGTTTTACTTAATCAAAAGTTAAATCGAAAAGGAGTTGCAAAATTATTTACTCTCACCGGAAATCAAATTCAAAATCAAATATTTGAACAGGAAAAATTCAATTTAGATATTCAAGTTGTACCGGCAGGAATTTATATTTTGAACTTGAATTTTGATGGGAAAACAATCAATAAAAAAGTAATGATACGATAA
- the nifH gene encoding Nitrogenase iron protein yields the protein MRKIAIYGKGGIGKSTTTQNTVAGLAEMGKKVMVVGCDPKADSTRLLLHGLAQKTVLDTLRDEGEDIDLEDVMKTGFKNTSCVESGGPEPGVGCAGRGIITSINLLEQLGAYDADKQLDYVFYDVLGDVVCGGFAMPIRDGKAQEVYIVCSGEMMAMYAANNICKSIAKFGKVGSVRLGGLICNSRKVDNESNMISEFAKRLGTQMIHFVPRDNMVQHAEINRKTVIDYSPAHPQADEYRSLAKKINDNTMHVIPTPLAISELEEMLISFGIMN from the coding sequence ATGAGAAAGATTGCAATTTACGGGAAAGGTGGAATCGGAAAAAGTACTACCACCCAAAACACAGTAGCCGGGTTAGCTGAAATGGGGAAAAAAGTGATGGTCGTAGGTTGCGACCCAAAAGCAGATTCCACTCGTTTGCTACTTCATGGTTTAGCACAAAAAACAGTACTTGACACATTACGTGACGAAGGCGAAGATATCGACCTTGAGGATGTAATGAAAACTGGATTCAAAAACACCAGTTGTGTTGAATCCGGAGGTCCCGAACCGGGCGTAGGATGCGCCGGACGCGGAATTATAACCTCCATTAACTTATTAGAACAACTTGGAGCTTACGATGCCGATAAACAATTGGATTATGTCTTTTACGACGTTCTTGGCGATGTTGTATGCGGCGGTTTCGCTATGCCTATACGCGATGGAAAAGCACAGGAAGTTTACATTGTTTGTTCAGGAGAAATGATGGCAATGTATGCGGCTAATAATATATGTAAATCTATCGCCAAATTTGGAAAAGTCGGTTCAGTTCGGCTCGGAGGTCTTATCTGTAATTCACGTAAAGTGGATAACGAATCTAATATGATTTCTGAATTTGCAAAACGTCTTGGAACTCAAATGATCCATTTTGTCCCGAGAGATAATATGGTACAACACGCGGAAATCAACAGAAAAACCGTTATCGATTATTCTCCTGCTCATCCTCAAGCTGACGAATACAGGTCATTGGCAAAAAAAATCAATGACAATACTATGCACGTAATTCCGACCCCGCTTGCTATTAGCGAATTGGAGGAAATGCTGATAAGCTTTGGTATAATGAACTAA
- a CDS encoding ABC transporter related protein — translation MLKINIEREMLTSEGKKTLKIDTELTEKELVCIFGHSGAGKTTLLRILAGLNKPDKGYIQFKDQIWFDSSKKINIPAQQRNVGYMFQDYALFPNMSVRKNIAFAQKTKDNGEVDKLLELFELEMLQNQHPEKLSGGQKQRVALARALAAKPQLLMLDEPLSALDFEMRVNLQGEIKKAHELLESITLMISHDIKEVEKLATSVILLQNGLITEQGKNKEMISKMKRMFVN, via the coding sequence ATGTTAAAAATAAATATAGAACGTGAAATGTTAACTTCCGAAGGAAAGAAAACTTTGAAAATTGACACGGAATTAACTGAAAAGGAACTCGTTTGTATATTCGGACATTCCGGAGCAGGAAAAACGACACTTCTGCGGATTCTTGCCGGATTAAACAAACCCGATAAAGGTTACATTCAATTCAAAGACCAGATATGGTTTGATTCATCAAAAAAAATAAATATACCGGCTCAACAAAGGAACGTAGGCTATATGTTTCAAGATTATGCACTTTTTCCTAATATGAGCGTAAGAAAAAATATTGCCTTCGCTCAAAAAACAAAGGATAATGGTGAAGTAGATAAATTGTTGGAATTATTTGAGCTCGAAATGCTTCAAAATCAACATCCTGAAAAACTCTCCGGAGGACAAAAACAGCGAGTGGCGTTAGCGCGTGCATTAGCGGCAAAACCACAATTGCTTATGCTTGACGAACCGCTCTCGGCGCTTGATTTTGAAATGCGCGTTAACTTACAGGGAGAAATAAAAAAAGCTCATGAGTTGCTTGAGTCAATAACCTTGATGATTAGTCATGATATTAAAGAAGTAGAAAAATTAGCAACTTCCGTAATTTTACTCCAAAATGGCTTAATAACCGAGCAGGGGAAAAACAAAGAGATGATTTCAAAAATGAAAAGAATGTTTGTAAATTAG
- a CDS encoding Molybdenum ABC transporter, periplasmic molybdate-binding protein yields MKTKKLILSLILMLAVISASAQKVNVAAAANLRYVMEEIKTVYLKHNPKAKXNITFASSGTLVQQITNGAAFDFFMAADNVFPLKLKEKGLTYGPMSTYAYGKLALYSTTIDVEKIGLEALKYSSVKKIAIANPQTAPYGERSMELLKNQGLYENLKEKIVIADNISAAAQYAFTGNTELGFIAYSFALSPDMAGKGYCYIVSQKLYKPIEQSCILIKTSKLNTEAAKFKKFVLSEEVKPVWEKYGYSTPGK; encoded by the coding sequence ATGAAAACGAAAAAACTTATTTTATCGCTCATCTTAATGTTGGCTGTTATTAGCGCAAGCGCTCAAAAAGTAAATGTAGCAGCCGCAGCCAACCTGAGATACGTTATGGAAGAAATTAAAACAGTNTATCTAAAACACAATCCAAAAGCAAAANTAAACATCACTTTTGCCAGTTCCGGTACACTTGTTCAACAAATAACAAACGGAGCTGCATTTGATTTTTTTATGGCAGCCGATAATGTTTTTCCTTTAAAACTAAAAGAAAAAGGATTAACGTATGGACCTATGAGTACGTATGCCTACGGTAAATTAGCATTGTACAGCACAACTATCGATGTTGAAAAAATCGGTTTGGAAGCCTTAAAATACTCATCGGTAAAAAAAATAGCCATAGCAAATCCACAAACCGCACCTTATGGCGAAAGATCTATGGAGCTACTTAAAAACCAAGGTTTATATGAAAATTTAAAAGAAAAAATAGTCATAGCAGACAATATTTCGGCGGCAGCTCAATATGCTTTTACAGGAAATACAGAATTGGGATTTATAGCTTATTCATTTGCGTTATCTCCCGATATGGCAGGTAAAGGATATTGCTATATTGTATCTCAAAAACTCTATAAACCTATTGAACAATCGTGCATTTTAATTAAAACATCAAAATTAAATACCGAAGCAGCTAAATTCAAAAAATTTGTACTATCAGAGGAGGTAAAACCTGTTTGGGAAAAATATGGATACAGCACTCCGGGAAAATAA
- the glnBA gene encoding Nitrogen fixation nifHD1 region GlnB-like protein 1: MYLLRAIVRPEKSSVVMKSLFDAGFPAITKLSVFGRGKQRGIKVGNVTYDELPKDLLMIVIPEKDKDFVIETIMLAARTGEKGQFGDGKIFVTPVEESYTISNGKKD, encoded by the coding sequence ATGTATTTATTAAGAGCAATCGTTCGTCCCGAGAAATCTTCAGTAGTAATGAAATCATTATTTGACGCAGGATTTCCGGCAATAACAAAATTATCGGTTTTTGGACGCGGCAAACAACGTGGTATCAAAGTAGGAAATGTTACCTACGATGAACTTCCGAAAGATCTTTTAATGATTGTAATTCCTGAAAAAGATAAAGATTTCGTAATAGAAACCATTATGTTAGCAGCCCGTACAGGAGAAAAAGGTCAGTTTGGCGATGGTAAAATCTTCGTAACTCCTGTAGAAGAAAGCTATACAATATCAAATGGAAAAAAAGACTAA
- a CDS encoding putative transcriptional regulator, ModE family (Evidence 3 : Putative function from multiple computational evidences): MKHYSAFYFDAKLILYRNEEIFISEIQIKILKQVLIDGSINEASKNLKMSYQHVWHILDKLNRLSPLPIIIRQKGGRDGGGCHLSPYGVKIINFYESKANELADYLQTMNQDIEKCFF, translated from the coding sequence ATGAAGCATTACTCGGCTTTTTACTTTGACGCTAAACTTATTCTTTATCGAAATGAAGAAATTTTTATCTCCGAAATTCAAATCAAAATCTTGAAACAAGTTTTGATAGATGGATCTATAAATGAGGCTTCAAAAAATCTAAAAATGTCTTATCAACACGTGTGGCATATTTTAGATAAATTAAACAGATTATCTCCCCTACCAATAATAATCCGTCAAAAAGGCGGAAGAGACGGAGGAGGATGTCATTTAAGTCCTTACGGAGTAAAAATTATCAATTTCTATGAAAGCAAAGCAAATGAATTAGCCGATTATCTTCAAACAATGAATCAGGACATAGAAAAGTGTTTTTTTTGA
- a CDS encoding conserved hypothetical protein (Evidence 4 : Unknown function but conserved in other organisms) produces MKRTIYILAFLSQSFFFLLXAQTVVXDGEIRPRIEMRXGYSSPILSSTDPGMFTSQRTRIGLSFKXGILTSQLTLQDSRVFGQYSITSSEGTTGIYEAWAETLLFPGGTFKIGRQPLKYDDNRLFSSPDWSITGRTHDLILFKYSINDFQAHLGWAYNNDKEIKTETLYSQINSYRSMGYAWLSTPTYNGFTLTGICVAEGVQDTVGVGTAYSKIKMNQAITYGGNLKYENKDIPFSAFATAYFQTGKNSGGYKMNGKLLAIKTNYAFTENISASLGTDFFSGDKNGVSDGTQNNFKKLYGADHTFNGSMDYWNTPLTQGLLDYYAILKTKVTPNLSLDGYYHIFNSQYSGKNKKGVEFGKKLGSEFDFLVTYKLNTWSKIQGGYCVYFKTNNTLISKNIATSTTMPEVRFPQFAYVAFTISPTFLNTKN; encoded by the coding sequence ATGAAAAGAACTATTTATATTTTAGCATTCTTATCACAGTCTTTCTTTTTCTTATTAAANGCACAGACAGTAGTTATNGACGGTGAAATTCGTCCNAGAATTGAAATGCGCGANGGTTATTCCTCGCCTATTTTATCCTCAACAGATCCCGGAATGTTCACTTCACAACGAACCCGAATTGGCTTAAGCTTTAAAAGNGGAATTCTCACTTCACAATTAACACTTCAGGATTCACGTGTTTTCGGGCAGTATTCCATAACTTCTTCTGAAGGAACAACCGGAATTTATGAAGCTTGGGCAGAAACACTGCTATTTCCCGGAGGTACGTTCAAAATAGGCAGGCAACCATTAAAGTACGATGACAACAGGTTATTTTCATCTCCGGACTGGTCGATAACAGGAAGAACACACGACCTTATTCTATTTAAATATTCCATTAACGATTTTCAAGCGCATTTAGGATGGGCATACAACAACGATAAAGAAATAAAGACAGAAACGCTCTATTCTCAAATTAACAGTTATCGTTCTATGGGCTACGCNTGGCTTTCAACCCCAACTTACAATGGGTTTACTTTAACCGGAATTTGTGTTGCGGAAGGAGTTCAGGATACTGTTGGAGTCGGAACCGCCTATAGCAAAATTAAAATGAATCAAGCAATTACTTATGGCGGAAATTTGAAATATGAAAATAAAGATATTCCTTTTTCGGCATTTGCCACTGCTTATTTTCAAACAGGAAAAAATAGCGGCGGCTATAAGATGAATGGAAAATTATTAGCTATAAAAACAAACTACGCTTTTACAGAAAATATTTCAGCAAGTTTGGGAACAGACTTTTTCTCGGGAGATAAAAACGGCGTTTCCGATGGTACTCAAAATAACTTTAAAAAATTATATGGAGCCGATCATACCTTTAATGGAAGTATGGATTATTGGAATACTCCGCTAACGCAAGGTTTATTGGATTATTACGCCATATTAAAAACNAAAGTAACNCCTAATTTATCTCTTGACGGNTATTATCATATTTTTAATTCNCAATATTCGGGTAAAAATAAAAAAGGNGTAGAATTTGGTAAAAAATTGGGGTCGGAATTTGATTTTTTGGTAACGTATAAATTAAATACATGGAGTAAGATACAAGGCGGATATTGTGTNTATTTCAAAACAAACAATACACTAATATCAAAAAATATAGCGACATCNACNACAATGCCTGAGGTACGCTTCCCTCAATTTGCTTACGTTGCCTTTACAATTAGTCCAACTTTTTTAAACACCAAAAACTAA
- a CDS encoding TOBE domain-containing protein, with product MKVSTRNQLKGTISAVYEGAINSEIEISISESVKIVAVITNGAVKNLDLKVGSTAYALIKSSNVIIGIDFPKISARNIFAGRIISITEGVVNDEIELTLGNGITITAIITKTSVKNLELSVGKEAYAIVKASSVIVGVDD from the coding sequence ATGAAAGTCAGTACAAGAAACCAGCTAAAAGGAACAATAAGCGCTGTATATGAAGGAGCTATTAATTCCGAAATTGAAATTAGTATATCAGAAAGCGTGAAAATTGTAGCGGTAATCACAAATGGAGCGGTCAAAAATCTCGATTTAAAAGTGGGCTCTACCGCGTATGCACTTATCAAATCTTCAAACGTTATTATTGGAATTGATTTTCCTAAAATTAGCGCGAGAAATATTTTTGCCGGAAGAATAATTTCCATTACAGAAGGCGTTGTGAACGATGAAATTGAACTTACACTTGGAAATGGAATTACAATAACTGCGATTATTACCAAAACATCTGTAAAAAATTTAGAATTATCGGTAGGAAAAGAAGCTTATGCTATTGTCAAAGCCTCATCTGTAATTGTAGGTGTTGATGATTAA
- a CDS encoding conserved hypothetical protein (Evidence 4 : Unknown function but conserved in other organisms) has product MNPIKINPIGTIHTPHKSIDNIPIQPIAAEGTKGHIELLPEYVKGLKDMEGFSHITLIYHFHKINGYELKVIPFMDTVERGIFACKAPKRPNAIGISTVKLLGIENNIIHIEQVDMLDGTPLIDIKPFYPRYDNRLADVKIGWLEKNKDIPLDKLRSDKRFK; this is encoded by the coding sequence ATGAATCCGATAAAAATTAATCCGATAGGAACCATTCATACACCGCATAAAAGCATCGACAATATTCCCATTCAACCTATTGCTGCAGAAGGCACTAAAGGACATATTGAATTGCTGCCAGAGTATGTTAAAGGATTAAAAGATATGGAAGGATTTTCTCATATTACGCTTATTTATCATTTTCACAAGATAAATGGATATGAATTAAAAGTAATTCCGTTTATGGATACAGTAGAACGTGGAATTTTTGCCTGCAAAGCTCCAAAAAGACCCAACGCCATAGGTATTTCTACCGTAAAATTATTGGGCATTGAAAACAACATTATCCATATTGAACAAGTAGATATGCTTGATGGAACACCTTTAATAGACATTAAGCCGTTTTATCCGAGGTATGATAATAGACTCGCTGATGTAAAAATAGGATGGCTCGAAAAAAACAAAGATATCCCGCTTGACAAACTACGTTCGGATAAAAGATTTAAATAA
- a CDS encoding Exonuclease VII, large subunit — MDSISLSQLTAQIQETLRQEFNRPVWIRAEISECRENNGHCYLELIEKESNSDVIIAKSRATIWANTYRMLKPYFEGSTGQALRSGMSVLVMVMVDFSGQYGFNLIIRDIDPTFTIGEMAARRMEIIRQLEADGVIDMNKQIAFPPLPQRLAIISSSTAAGYDDFCNQLRSYSFAFYTKLFPAVMQGEQAEQSIIKALEKIYSYVDFFDAVLIIRGGGATTDLTCFDSYNLALNCAQFPLPIIAGIGHTRDVSVLDMVAHTSVKTPTAAAEFLVNLMAEEENNVNGIVENIQKLIKNRIENENQQMDLIRYKIKQAVKADVIKRNYQHDKYKIRLKNRVFNLIQSQQNQLRLLENKITIHSPVYLLKHGYTITLVNGKRVTSITDISIGDKIKTFVADGTFDSEVKNTSK; from the coding sequence ATGGACTCNATATCTCTCTCACAACTCACAGCGCAAATACAAGAAACACTTCGACAAGAATTTAATCGTCCTGTATGGATTAGAGCTGAAATTAGCGAATGTCGTGAAAATAACGGGCATTGTTATTTGGAATTAATTGAAAAAGAATCAAATAGTGATGTTATCATAGCAAAATCACGTGCTACAATTTGGGCAAACACATACAGAATGTTGAAACCTTATTTTGAAGGAAGTACAGGACAAGCGTTACGCTCGGGAATGAGCGTTTTAGTGATGGTGATGGTAGATTTCAGCGGTCAGTATGGATTTAATTTGATAATCAGAGATATTGATCCCACGTTTACCATAGGCGAAATGGCTGCAAGACGTATGGAAATTATCCGGCAATTGGAAGCGGATGGTGTAATTGATATGAACAAACAAATCGCTTTTCCGCCTCTTCCGCAACGTCTCGCAATCATATCTTCCTCTACAGCTGCCGGTTATGACGACTTTTGCAACCAGCTTCGCTCCTACTCCTTTGCTTTTTATACAAAACTTTTCCCTGCCGTAATGCAAGGCGAGCAAGCCGAACAATCTATCATTAAAGCGTTGGAAAAAATTTATTCTTATGTTGATTTTTTTGATGCGGTTTTAATTATACGTGGAGGAGGCGCAACAACAGACTTGACGTGCTTTGATAGTTATAATCTGGCTTTAAATTGCGCGCAATTTCCTTTGCCGATTATTGCCGGAATTGGACATACGCGTGATGTTTCCGTTTTGGATATGGTAGCGCATACGAGCGTAAAAACGCCAACAGCAGCAGCCGAGTTTTTAGTTAATTTGATGGCGGAAGAAGAAAATAATGTAAACGGAATAGTTGAGAATATTCAAAAACTCATTAAAAACAGAATTGAGAACGAAAATCAACAGATGGATTTAATCCGATACAAAATAAAACAAGCGGTGAAAGCAGATGTTATCAAAAGAAATTATCAACATGATAAATATAAAATTCGACTTAAAAACCGCGTTTTTAATCTCATTCAATCACAACAAAATCAATTACGATTATTGGAAAATAAAATAACGATTCATTCCCCTGTTTATCTTCTGAAACACGGATATACGATTACGCTCGTAAACGGAAAACGAGTTACTTCCATTACAGATATTTCTATTGGCGATAAAATAAAAACATTTGTAGCCGACGGAACATTTGACAGTGAAGTAAAAAACACCTCAAAATAA
- a CDS encoding Molybdate ABC transporter, inner membrane subunit, giving the protein MNEDFINTLLLTGKLASWTTAILFVTGLPLAYILAYKRFLLKPVXEALIXMPLVLPPTVLGFYMLXAXSPXHFXGKFLLXKFNWRLAFTFQGILIASIIFSLPFMVQPXQXGLTSXPKSXREASYTLGKSEFTTFIRVLIPNIIPSIITAMAMTFAHCIGEFGVVIMVGGNMPGETRVASIAIYDEVQLLNYDVANKYSLVLFLISMVILTVLYSINGRKKILL; this is encoded by the coding sequence ATGAACGAAGATTTTATAAACACCCTACTGCTTACAGGCAAATTAGCATCGTGGACAACAGCCATTTTATTCGTCACAGGACTACCGTTGGCATACATTTTAGCCTATAAAAGATTTCTGCTGAAACCTGTTATNGAAGCATTAATCAGNATGCCTTTGGTNCTTCCGCCTACNGTNTTGGGATTTTATATGTTAATNGCNTANAGTCCGGANCATTTTATNGGNAAGTTTTTGTTGGANAAATTTAATTGGCGNTTGGCATTCACATTTCAAGGAATACTCATAGCCAGTATTATTTTCAGTTTGCCTTTTATGGTTCAACCGTTNCAAAANGGNTTGACTTCCATNCCAAAAAGTNTACGCGAAGCATCGTATACATTGGGAAAATCTGAATTTACCACATTTATCCGTGTTTTAATTCCAAATATTATTCCTTCCATTATTACTGCTATGGCTATGACATTCGCTCATTGCATCGGGGAATTTGGCGTGGTAATTATGGTTGGAGGAAATATGCCGGGAGAAACAAGAGTGGCGAGCATTGCTATTTATGATGAAGTACAATTATTAAATTACGATGTTGCAAATAAATATTCCTTGGTTTTATTTTTAATCTCGATGGTAATTCTCACTGTCCTCTACAGCATAAACGGACGCAAAAAAATTCTCCTATAA
- a CDS encoding Nitrogen fixation nifHD2 region GlnB-like protein 2, protein MKMILAMIRIAKMAETKIALSDVGLPSFTAMPVLGRGKGNGDLEKAESKIPELKEFISEMPRLKSKRMITLVVTDDKKDLAIETIIKANQTGKSGDGRIFVIPAMDSVRVRTGETGDITLD, encoded by the coding sequence ATGAAAATGATATTAGCAATGATACGCATAGCTAAAATGGCTGAGACAAAAATCGCTTTGTCCGATGTGGGATTACCTTCATTTACTGCTATGCCTGTACTGGGTCGCGGAAAAGGAAACGGTGATCTTGAAAAAGCCGAATCTAAAATTCCTGAATTAAAGGAGTTTATTTCTGAAATGCCGCGTTTGAAATCAAAACGTATGATTACTTTGGTGGTAACCGACGATAAAAAAGATTTAGCGATAGAAACCATCATAAAAGCCAATCAAACCGGTAAAAGCGGCGATGGTAGAATATTTGTAATACCGGCAATGGATTCGGTTAGAGTACGTACCGGAGAAACCGGAGATATAACATTGGATTAA